AAGTGGCAAAGTTGATACTTCTAATATGAAACATACCCCCATTTTAATTGCATTACTTTTAGGGGCAATGGTTGCGTTATTAAACGAAACGTTACTTGGTAATGCGTTAACCGTATTAATGAAAGAATTTGGTGTAACAGCTTCAACAATTCAATGGCTTTCTACAGCTTACATGTTAGTAGTTGGTGTTTTAGTCCCAATTACAGCGTTACTTCAACAATGGCTCACAACGAGGCAAATGTTTTTAATCGCTATGGTAACGTTTTTAGCTGGTACATTAATTGCGGGATTTGCGCCGACATTTTCCGTTTTATTAGTCGGCCGTATCGTCCAAGCTGTAGCGACGGGATTAATTACACCGTTATTAATGAATACGATTTTAATTATTTGTCCGCCTGAAAAACGTGGTGCAACAATGGGATTAATCGCACTTGTAATGATGGCAGCTCCAGCAATTGGTCCTACATTATCCGGAGTAATCCTAGACTCACTAAATTGGCGCTGGTTATTCTATATTGTTATTCCTGTCGTGATCATTTCAATAATAATTGGGATGAAGTACATTCAAAATGTTTCAGAGTTAACAAGACCAAAAGTAGATTACCCATCTATCCTTTTATCGACATTAGGATTTGGCGGACTTGTGTATAGCTTTAGTGCATCAGGTGACTTAGGATGGTCCGATGCAAAAGTGTATGGCACTTTACTTGTTGGGCTTATCTCATTATGTATTTTTGTCGTTCGACAATTAAAAATTGAGAATCCAATTTTAGAATTACGCGCATTTAAATTTCCGATGTTTGCATTATCAGTTGGATTAATCGTCATTGTGATGATGTCGTTATTTTCAACGATGACTTTATTACCGATGTTCTTGCAAACAGTTTTACTCGTTACAGCTTTTAAATCAGGAATTATCATGCTTCCGGGAAGTATGATTAGCGCTATAATGGGACCAATTGCAGGTAAACTATTTGATAAATTTAGTCCGAAAGTTATTATCGTTCCCGGCATTGTGTTAGTAGGGATTGCAATGTTCTTATTTAAAGGCATTACACCTGACACATCAATGTTACAAATTATTATTATGCACAGCGTATTAATGGTTGGACTCATGTTTGTCATGACAGCACAAACATACGGTTTAAATCAATTAACACCAGATCTATATCCGCACGGAACAGCACTGTTTAATACGCTGCAGCAAGTAGCTGGCGCCATTGGTACGGCTATCTTTATTTCGAAAATGTCTTCAGGAACAACTAGTTATATGGAAAGCTCCGCAAATCCACTGGATCCAGTAGAGAAGTTAAACGGTTTAACATCAGGGTTCCAAGGGGCATTTGCACTTGGGTTAATCTTTATTGTTGTTGCTTTTATCGTATCATTGTTTTTAAAAGAAGAGAAAGAGGGAGTAGCGGCAGCGAGGGTTTTACAGAACGAGAATTAAGGTTTATATAAAAAGACATCTTTCCCTAAAAAAGATGTCTTTTTTATATTTTTTTCGTAACACTTGTTTTTGATGTCTTAATACATAAGAATTGGTATGTAAAATATTTGTATTTTTTGAACATGAATAATTATTGAGAATAACGATGCAAAGCCGTACTAATAACTAAAAGTCCAATAATGAGAGAAAGTGTTCTTATAATAAGTTCTGCCACTAATAGTTCACCAAATGATTTAGTGACATCGTATATAGATCCTGTTATGAGAATAGGTGCGATCATAATTATAATTCCAATTATTATTTGAAGAAGTAGATTGATGTTTTTATTCAAGACAATCACCTCCAAAAAAATAGGGAAT
This genomic interval from Bacillus thuringiensis contains the following:
- a CDS encoding MDR family MFS transporter translates to MNMTTKSPVSGKVDTSNMKHTPILIALLLGAMVALLNETLLGNALTVLMKEFGVTASTIQWLSTAYMLVVGVLVPITALLQQWLTTRQMFLIAMVTFLAGTLIAGFAPTFSVLLVGRIVQAVATGLITPLLMNTILIICPPEKRGATMGLIALVMMAAPAIGPTLSGVILDSLNWRWLFYIVIPVVIISIIIGMKYIQNVSELTRPKVDYPSILLSTLGFGGLVYSFSASGDLGWSDAKVYGTLLVGLISLCIFVVRQLKIENPILELRAFKFPMFALSVGLIVIVMMSLFSTMTLLPMFLQTVLLVTAFKSGIIMLPGSMISAIMGPIAGKLFDKFSPKVIIVPGIVLVGIAMFLFKGITPDTSMLQIIIMHSVLMVGLMFVMTAQTYGLNQLTPDLYPHGTALFNTLQQVAGAIGTAIFISKMSSGTTSYMESSANPLDPVEKLNGLTSGFQGAFALGLIFIVVAFIVSLFLKEEKEGVAAARVLQNEN